A region of Sutcliffiella horikoshii DNA encodes the following proteins:
- a CDS encoding FtsK/SpoIIIE domain-containing protein, translated as MVKQWLVKQRAKGQLLQAFKAGEIGIPHKTGEQRLFRYPKINDIRFNYERKTLTYVFTLPYGVDPKILKKKEYVFQQFFSKSIELKGEIKTFTLTVFVTQFPNEVKYDYAAMKLKGKLPIPVGLDTNGAFYFYDMVKNPHLLIAGETGSGKSTQARSIITTLIQHLPPEDLHLYLCDLKLGDFHIFRKVEHVKSFDTEAVGLKTTLLGLKKLMKKRGMLLLKHEVSHIDDVPGKQPYIILAIDEVALLKKEKECMEIVEEISSIGRALGVFLILSMQRPDAKLLDGKLKINLTVRMAFRSADGINSRIVIDKVGAEKLEQTGRMLLKIQSERELKEIQAPYLTIEGAKMILEGYKVQGEENLLEAKNEPLECEELERVDDWGELDE; from the coding sequence ATGGTCAAACAATGGTTAGTCAAGCAACGGGCAAAGGGACAGCTGCTACAAGCCTTTAAGGCCGGAGAGATTGGCATCCCACATAAAACAGGTGAACAAAGGCTGTTCAGATACCCGAAAATAAACGATATCCGGTTTAATTATGAACGCAAAACGCTAACATATGTGTTCACCCTTCCTTATGGTGTGGATCCTAAAATACTGAAAAAGAAAGAGTACGTGTTCCAGCAATTCTTTTCTAAAAGTATCGAACTTAAAGGAGAGATAAAAACATTTACACTTACTGTTTTTGTGACTCAGTTCCCGAATGAAGTGAAATATGATTATGCTGCTATGAAATTAAAAGGTAAGTTGCCTATTCCTGTGGGATTAGATACAAACGGAGCGTTCTACTTTTACGACATGGTGAAAAATCCTCATTTGCTAATCGCGGGGGAAACAGGGTCCGGTAAGTCTACACAAGCAAGGTCCATTATTACAACACTCATTCAGCATCTACCACCGGAGGATCTCCATCTCTATTTATGTGACCTGAAGCTTGGAGACTTCCACATCTTTCGAAAGGTGGAGCATGTGAAAAGTTTCGATACGGAAGCAGTAGGTCTTAAAACAACGTTATTAGGGCTTAAAAAACTCATGAAGAAGCGCGGAATGCTCTTATTAAAGCATGAGGTTTCACATATTGACGATGTTCCCGGAAAGCAACCGTATATTATTCTGGCCATAGATGAGGTGGCTTTGCTGAAGAAGGAAAAAGAATGCATGGAGATTGTGGAAGAGATCAGCAGCATAGGGAGGGCTCTTGGGGTCTTTCTCATTCTGTCCATGCAAAGACCGGATGCGAAACTTTTGGACGGAAAGCTCAAAATTAATCTAACTGTTCGAATGGCCTTTCGTTCAGCTGATGGAATTAACTCGAGAATAGTAATTGATAAGGTCGGAGCAGAGAAATTAGAGCAAACAGGTAGGATGTTACTGAAAATTCAGAGCGAACGAGAACTAAAGGAGATACAGGCTCCATATTTGACCATTGAGGGTGCAAAAATGATTTTAGAGGGGTATAAGGTTCAAGGAGAAGAAAACCTCTTAGAAGCCAAAAACGAGCCCCTAGAGTGCGAAGAGTTGGAGCGGGTTGACGATTGGGGGGAGTTAGACGAATGA